The sequence AATGTTGTGATCGAAGAGCCTCTAGAAGCTGTCTTTGTCCAAAATAGTCAATCCAGCACTAGCTTTATCAAACACGTCTTGATTTACGCAGAAGCTAATAGCGAATTTACCTATGTCGAAAAATACCAAACGATTGGCGAGACAAGCAATGCTGTTAACATTGTCGTAGAAGTTATTACAAAACCTGGAGCAAAAGTGAAGTTTTCAGCAGTAGACGAACTAGGCGAACAAACGACTTCTTACTTTAATCGCCGCGGTCACTTGTTGGGCAATTCGCAAATCGAATGGGCGATTGGGGTTATGAATCAAGGCGATGTGATCGCCGATTTTGATTCGGATTTGATTGGCGAAGGTTCGCACAGTGAAATCAAAGTTGTTGCTATCAGCATGGGGAAACAAATCCAAGCCATCGATACGCGTGTGACCAATTATGGCCGGCACTCGATTGGGCATATTTTGCAGCACGGTGTTATCCGCGAGAAAGCGACACTGACATTCAACGGTATCGGTCATATTATCAAAGGCGCTAAAGGAGCCGATGCCCAACAAGAAAGCCGTATTTTGATGCTGTCCGATAAAGCGCGCGGAGATGCTAACCCGATTTTGTTGATCGACGAAAACGATGTGACAGCGGGACATGCTGCCAGTGTTGGACGAGTTGATCCGGAAGAAATGTACTATTTGATGAGTCGCGGTATACCGAAAGAAGAAGCGGAACGCTTAGTGATTCGCGGCTTTTTAGGGTCAGTGATTGCAGCGATTCCATTGAAAGCGACACGTGATGAATTAGTGGAAACCATTGAAGGGAAGCTAACCAAATGAACCAGCACGGCGAAGCATGGAAAAAAGATTTTCCGATTTTAGATCAGCAGGTCAATGGTGAGCCGCTGGTTTATTTAGACAGTGCCGCTACCAGCCAAAAACCAACACAAGTACTAGAAGCTGTCGATACCTATTATCAAACTGCCAATGCCAATGTCCACCGCGGTGTTCATACCTTAGCGGAGCGGGCAACGGCGCAATACGAAGCAGCGCGCGAAAAAGTCCAACAGTTTATTCATGCGAAGGAAACAGCAGAAATCTTATTTACGCGTGGCACGACCACCAGCTTGAA is a genomic window of Carnobacterium sp. CP1 containing:
- the sufD gene encoding Fe-S cluster assembly protein SufD, whose amino-acid sequence is MNETTFMDQLDAVRDFSLIHGEPEWMLQLRLAALEKIDELALPVIERVRYHRWPLLEAPNFSLMEDPVFLAEDFLIDASDAPKIIQVGSQTALEQLPMDLIEQGVIFTDIFTAMEEHPELLEEAYMQLAVKPDEDKLTAFHAAFMNSGVFLYVPKNVVIEEPLEAVFVQNSQSSTSFIKHVLIYAEANSEFTYVEKYQTIGETSNAVNIVVEVITKPGAKVKFSAVDELGEQTTSYFNRRGHLLGNSQIEWAIGVMNQGDVIADFDSDLIGEGSHSEIKVVAISMGKQIQAIDTRVTNYGRHSIGHILQHGVIREKATLTFNGIGHIIKGAKGADAQQESRILMLSDKARGDANPILLIDENDVTAGHAASVGRVDPEEMYYLMSRGIPKEEAERLVIRGFLGSVIAAIPLKATRDELVETIEGKLTK